One Maribacter cobaltidurans genomic window carries:
- a CDS encoding heavy-metal-associated domain-containing protein codes for MRNIFRIMMIGLFGIGTASGQITKVDQEVYGMDCAPCAYGLERGLKKMDGLQEVRVSLNDGKAYMVGLAAENGLKLRSIQEEVKKNGFSAKKAEVTLIGNAEKEDGQWYIETANERFSVSQDTPTALLQKLTVGTASISGTVHDEEDDNLSGQWSIVLTKIE; via the coding sequence ATGAGAAATATATTTAGAATTATGATGATAGGTCTGTTCGGAATTGGCACAGCATCGGGGCAAATTACCAAAGTTGACCAAGAAGTGTATGGAATGGATTGCGCCCCTTGCGCCTATGGCCTGGAACGGGGACTGAAAAAGATGGATGGGCTTCAGGAAGTACGTGTCAGCCTCAATGACGGAAAGGCATATATGGTAGGATTGGCTGCCGAGAACGGACTTAAATTACGTAGCATTCAGGAAGAGGTAAAAAAGAACGGTTTTTCGGCAAAAAAAGCTGAAGTGACCCTAATTGGAAACGCGGAGAAAGAAGATGGCCAATGGTACATTGAGACCGCTAATGAACGATTTTCCGTATCGCAGGATACTCCTACGGCGTTGTTACAAAAATTAACCGTTGGAACAGCAAGCATAAGCGGAACGGTGCATGATGAGGAAGATGATAACCTCTCTGGCCAATGGTCCATCGTACTAACCAAAATTGAATAG